A region of Kribbella sp. NBC_01245 DNA encodes the following proteins:
- a CDS encoding DUF5302 domain-containing protein yields the protein MSDKPSKPAAEDDLQKKFREALAKKNAHHESRPGNGPRHEGVGEAHNDKQTRQFRRKSGG from the coding sequence ATGAGCGACAAGCCCAGCAAGCCGGCAGCGGAAGACGATCTGCAGAAGAAGTTCCGCGAGGCCCTCGCCAAGAAGAACGCGCACCACGAGTCGCGACCCGGCAACGGGCCCCGGCACGAGGGTGTCGGCGAGGCGCACAACGACAAGCAGACCCGTCAGTTCCGGCGCAAGTCCGGCGGCTGA
- a CDS encoding TetR/AcrR family transcriptional regulator, with protein MSESARPRRKYDGARRRQQAQETRARIVAAATRVFLEHGYTGATIPLIATEAGVALQTVYRAAPSKADLLQAAVLAAVAGGSGRSEVPVEDRPAVRAVIDEPDPRRQLALYARTQPGIWSRVGALMRVLDAAASSEPALAQFRDAQDEQRLAGLSRFAGLLEERGVLKEGLTPHHAADIIWTVCSRGTYDSLVLARGWSHEEYERWVRETLQAALLP; from the coding sequence ATGTCTGAGAGCGCAAGACCCCGACGCAAGTACGACGGAGCGAGGCGACGCCAGCAAGCGCAGGAGACGCGAGCGCGGATCGTCGCGGCAGCGACGCGGGTGTTCCTCGAGCACGGCTACACCGGCGCGACCATCCCGCTGATCGCGACCGAGGCCGGAGTCGCGCTGCAGACCGTCTACCGCGCGGCTCCGAGCAAGGCCGACCTACTCCAAGCAGCCGTCCTCGCGGCCGTCGCCGGTGGCTCGGGTCGGTCGGAGGTGCCTGTGGAGGACCGGCCTGCCGTCCGTGCGGTCATCGACGAGCCGGACCCACGTCGCCAACTCGCGCTCTACGCTCGTACGCAGCCCGGCATCTGGTCTCGCGTGGGGGCGCTGATGCGGGTGCTCGACGCGGCGGCTTCCTCCGAGCCCGCGCTCGCGCAGTTCAGGGACGCCCAAGACGAGCAGCGACTCGCCGGTCTAAGCCGGTTCGCCGGCCTGCTGGAGGAGCGCGGCGTCCTGAAGGAGGGACTAACGCCGCACCATGCGGCCGACATCATCTGGACGGTCTGCTCGCGCGGGACCTACGACAGCCTTGTCCTGGCTCGCGGATGGTCGCACGAGGAGTACGAACGGTGGGTGCGGGAGACGCTCCAGGCGGCGCTGCTCCCGTGA
- a CDS encoding TIGR03364 family FAD-dependent oxidoreductase: MRVVVVGGGVLGTWHAWEAVRRGHQVVQLEREQEGRGASVRNFGLVWVSGRSSGPELDAALRARQRWGQLDVPGIGFRPDGSLTVCRTDEELAVAKEAANHADATKRGFELLDAEQTRQKNPALQGDLLGSLWCERDAIVEPRKVLPALRAQLDQANYRFLSGREVREVAEGKVRDDHGDTHEADAVFVCTGAWHSGLIRELVPNLPARRVRLQMMQTAPLDLRLTTAVADADSFRYYPAYQGWQWQTPQAATARDHAMQLLMVQREDGGLTIGDTHEYVEPFGFDVQTEPYDYLRQVVEQLLGRPMPPVVRRWAGVYSQAANPDDLVVRREVLPGVRVVTGPGGRGMTLSPAIAETSIEEAGL; encoded by the coding sequence ATGCGGGTGGTTGTGGTCGGCGGCGGCGTGCTCGGCACGTGGCATGCCTGGGAGGCGGTACGGCGCGGCCATCAGGTGGTCCAGCTGGAACGCGAACAAGAAGGCCGAGGCGCCAGCGTGCGCAACTTCGGCCTCGTCTGGGTCAGCGGCCGTTCATCCGGCCCTGAGCTGGACGCCGCGCTGAGAGCACGCCAACGATGGGGCCAACTCGACGTCCCTGGTATCGGCTTCCGCCCGGACGGCTCGCTCACGGTCTGCCGTACCGACGAGGAGCTCGCCGTCGCCAAAGAGGCGGCCAACCACGCAGACGCCACGAAGCGCGGTTTCGAGCTCCTCGACGCCGAGCAGACGCGACAGAAAAACCCTGCCCTGCAAGGCGATCTCCTCGGTTCGCTATGGTGCGAGCGCGACGCGATCGTCGAACCGCGCAAGGTCCTGCCAGCGCTCCGAGCCCAACTAGACCAGGCCAACTACCGCTTCCTCAGCGGCCGTGAAGTACGAGAAGTTGCCGAGGGCAAGGTTCGCGACGACCACGGTGATACGCACGAGGCCGACGCCGTCTTCGTCTGCACCGGCGCCTGGCACAGCGGCTTGATCCGCGAGCTCGTGCCGAACCTGCCCGCCCGCCGCGTTCGCCTGCAGATGATGCAGACGGCCCCACTCGACTTACGCCTCACAACGGCCGTCGCGGACGCCGACAGCTTCCGCTACTACCCGGCCTACCAGGGCTGGCAGTGGCAAACCCCGCAGGCCGCAACAGCGCGGGACCACGCGATGCAGCTGCTGATGGTCCAGCGCGAGGATGGCGGTCTGACCATCGGGGACACCCACGAGTACGTCGAGCCGTTCGGATTCGACGTGCAGACCGAGCCGTACGACTACCTCCGGCAGGTCGTCGAGCAACTACTGGGCCGTCCGATGCCTCCAGTGGTACGACGCTGGGCCGGCGTCTACTCGCAGGCCGCCAACCCCGACGACCTGGTCGTACGACGTGAGGTGCTGCCCGGCGTGCGAGTGGTGACCGGTCCTGGTGGTCGGGGGATGACGTTGTCGCCCGCCATCGCGGAGACGAGTATCGAGGAGGCGGGCCTGTGA
- a CDS encoding 2-aminoethylphosphonate ABC transporter substrate-binding protein, producing the protein MFRKLVLPVVLLAILAACGGTSAASPTTVTVYSADGLADWYQARFEAFTKQTGIKVQLVEAGSGEVVSRLQKEKSNPQADVVVTLPPFIQKAAAEGLLTPYQVAGRDQVKGLKDAEGNYVAVVENYLSFIVNPARAGQVPKSFDDLLDPRYKGKIQYSTPGQAGDGTAVLLLLQLQRGKQGALDYLSKLEANNVGPSASTGKLQPKVSKGEIWVANGDVQMNLASIANDKSAFRLFFPAQPDGKRSTLSIPYTMGLGADAPNSEGGRKLMDYLLSNEAQQTVSAEAFGLPARADVTPSDANFTAVREATKGVEVIQADWTKVLADLDADVEAYNKAVAG; encoded by the coding sequence ATGTTCCGAAAGCTCGTTCTGCCCGTCGTTCTGCTTGCGATTCTGGCCGCCTGTGGCGGTACCAGTGCCGCCTCGCCGACCACCGTCACCGTCTACAGCGCGGACGGCCTGGCCGATTGGTATCAGGCCCGCTTCGAGGCCTTCACGAAACAGACCGGGATCAAGGTCCAGCTGGTCGAGGCCGGCTCGGGTGAGGTGGTCTCCCGCTTGCAGAAGGAGAAGTCGAACCCGCAGGCCGATGTCGTCGTCACCCTGCCGCCGTTCATCCAGAAGGCGGCCGCGGAGGGGCTGCTCACGCCGTACCAGGTGGCCGGGCGGGATCAGGTCAAGGGGCTCAAGGATGCCGAGGGCAACTATGTCGCGGTGGTCGAGAACTACCTCAGCTTCATCGTGAATCCGGCCCGTGCCGGGCAGGTGCCGAAGAGCTTCGACGATCTGCTCGACCCGCGCTACAAGGGCAAGATCCAGTACTCGACCCCGGGGCAGGCCGGCGACGGCACCGCCGTACTCCTCCTGCTGCAACTCCAACGAGGCAAGCAAGGCGCGCTGGACTACCTGAGCAAGCTGGAGGCGAACAACGTCGGCCCGTCGGCGTCGACTGGGAAGCTCCAGCCGAAGGTGAGCAAGGGCGAGATCTGGGTCGCGAATGGCGATGTCCAGATGAACCTGGCCTCGATCGCGAACGACAAGTCGGCCTTCCGCCTGTTCTTCCCGGCGCAGCCCGACGGCAAGCGCTCGACCCTGTCGATCCCGTACACGATGGGCCTTGGCGCCGACGCTCCGAACTCCGAGGGCGGTCGTAAGTTGATGGACTATCTGCTTTCGAACGAAGCCCAGCAGACCGTCTCGGCCGAGGCGTTCGGGCTGCCGGCAAGGGCTGACGTCACCCCGAGCGACGCGAACTTCACAGCGGTGCGCGAGGCCACCAAGGGTGTCGAGGTGATCCAGGCCGACTGGACCAAGGTGCTCGCGGACCTCGACGCGGACGTCGAGGCGTATAACAAAGCGGTCGCCGGATGA
- a CDS encoding 2-aminoethylphosphonate ABC transporter permease subunit, whose protein sequence is MAAEVLIRPVALSTPARSKRGWLTVPLLVLAGLVVYPLLLVATESFSDGLTTWREVVGSVEFRDALLRTIQIAVCSTIGCLVVGTFLAVVISFVPFPGARFVSGLVDAMLALPSFLVALSFTFLYGSAGVVGSLLGTTGFLTAPWAVVLAEITFYTPFVMRPLLGAMAQIPRAQLDIAASLGAGPWRVLRQVLLPEVRPALVAGGSLTLLLTLNEFGIVLFLGARDTTTLPMLVHAKGIVMFDYPAACVIAMVQVMLSIGLHVVLRGLFAKGETKGESRARLD, encoded by the coding sequence ATGGCCGCTGAGGTGCTGATCAGACCTGTTGCCCTCAGCACGCCAGCGCGCTCCAAAAGAGGCTGGCTTACCGTCCCACTGCTGGTCTTGGCCGGCCTGGTCGTCTACCCACTGTTGCTAGTGGCAACGGAGTCGTTCAGCGACGGCCTGACCACTTGGCGGGAGGTCGTCGGGTCGGTCGAGTTCCGCGACGCGCTGCTGCGGACGATCCAGATCGCGGTGTGCTCGACGATCGGCTGCCTGGTGGTCGGAACGTTCCTGGCCGTCGTGATCAGCTTCGTCCCGTTCCCCGGCGCGCGCTTCGTCTCGGGACTCGTCGACGCGATGCTGGCGTTGCCGTCGTTCCTCGTCGCGTTGTCGTTCACCTTCCTGTACGGCTCCGCCGGCGTGGTCGGGTCGTTGCTCGGGACAACGGGATTTCTAACCGCGCCTTGGGCCGTAGTACTTGCCGAAATCACCTTCTACACGCCGTTCGTGATGCGACCGTTGCTGGGGGCAATGGCCCAGATCCCGCGCGCACAACTCGACATCGCCGCGAGCCTCGGCGCCGGACCCTGGCGAGTGCTTCGGCAGGTGCTGTTGCCCGAGGTCCGACCAGCGCTGGTCGCCGGCGGCAGTCTCACGTTGCTGCTCACGCTGAACGAGTTCGGCATCGTGCTGTTCCTCGGCGCCCGCGATACGACCACCCTGCCGATGCTGGTGCACGCCAAAGGCATCGTCATGTTCGACTACCCGGCCGCGTGCGTGATCGCGATGGTCCAGGTGATGCTGTCGATCGGCCTGCACGTCGTACTGCGCGGGCTGTTCGCGAAAGGCGAGACGAAAGGGGAGAGCCGTGCTCGTCTGGACTAG
- a CDS encoding LysE family translocator: MLVSFSALAAIAIIAFGMVVTPGPNMIYLVSRSISQGRRAGLISLMGVSVGFLIYLLAAAAGIATVFALVPQIYLALKLAGAAYLLWLAWTALRPGSTLFTPLPMAPDGPRKLFGMGLLTCLLNPKIAILYVSLLPQFVDPPRGHVGLQSFLLGLAQIAVGITMNAVFVLTAGSLATFLAARPTWSRIHRYLTATALTTFALKLATDRTRATALP, from the coding sequence GTGCTGGTCAGCTTCAGTGCCCTTGCGGCGATCGCCATCATCGCCTTCGGCATGGTGGTCACCCCTGGGCCGAACATGATCTACCTGGTCAGCCGCTCGATCTCCCAGGGCCGCCGCGCCGGCCTCATCTCGCTCATGGGCGTCAGCGTCGGCTTCCTCATCTACCTGCTGGCAGCGGCCGCCGGAATCGCCACAGTCTTCGCGCTGGTCCCCCAGATCTACCTCGCCCTGAAGCTCGCGGGGGCGGCGTACCTGCTCTGGCTCGCCTGGACCGCCCTCCGCCCGGGCTCGACCCTCTTCACCCCACTGCCGATGGCGCCAGACGGCCCGCGCAAGCTGTTCGGAATGGGCCTGTTGACCTGCCTGCTCAACCCGAAGATCGCGATCCTCTACGTCTCGCTACTCCCCCAGTTCGTCGACCCGCCCCGCGGACACGTCGGCCTGCAGAGCTTCCTCCTCGGCCTGGCCCAGATCGCCGTCGGCATCACCATGAACGCCGTCTTCGTCCTCACCGCCGGCTCCCTCGCCACCTTCCTAGCCGCCCGCCCCACCTGGTCCCGCATCCACCGCTACCTAACCGCCACCGCCCTAACCACCTTCGCCCTAAAACTAGCCACCGACCGCACCCGCGCCACCGCCCTCCCCTAG
- a CDS encoding GntR family transcriptional regulator, which translates to MTEKPGPAAVPLHFVVKTRLIELLDRLGEGAALPPERSLAKDFGVSRWTMRQAIRELTADGRLRARQGQGTFVATPKLIQPLALVSYTEALRAQGHEPSREVVGFDQIPADAVLASQLGIAEGDAIHRLERVLLADGQPIGLETTYLAVARFPTLKQVLRPTGSLYRCLTDDLGVRFGEGEEVVETVIATPREAELLKATQSLPMLLLNRISRDTDGQTIEAVRSLFRGDRVGFRATLRP; encoded by the coding sequence GTGACCGAAAAGCCCGGGCCCGCCGCCGTACCGCTGCACTTCGTGGTCAAGACGCGGCTGATCGAACTGCTGGACCGCCTCGGCGAGGGTGCCGCGCTGCCGCCCGAGCGGTCGCTGGCCAAGGACTTCGGCGTATCCCGCTGGACCATGCGCCAGGCCATCCGCGAACTCACCGCCGACGGCCGCCTGCGCGCGCGGCAGGGGCAGGGCACGTTCGTCGCGACGCCGAAGCTGATCCAGCCGCTCGCGCTGGTGAGTTATACCGAGGCGCTGCGGGCGCAGGGGCATGAGCCGAGCCGCGAGGTGGTCGGTTTCGACCAGATCCCCGCGGACGCCGTACTCGCGAGCCAACTCGGTATCGCCGAGGGTGACGCCATCCACCGGCTCGAGCGCGTTCTGCTCGCCGATGGCCAGCCGATCGGGTTGGAGACGACGTACCTGGCGGTGGCGCGATTCCCCACGCTCAAGCAGGTGCTGCGGCCGACGGGATCGCTGTACCGGTGCCTGACGGATGACCTGGGCGTGCGGTTCGGGGAGGGGGAGGAGGTCGTGGAGACGGTCATCGCGACACCCCGCGAGGCCGAGTTGCTCAAGGCCACTCAGTCGCTGCCGATGCTGTTGCTCAACCGGATCAGCCGCGATACCGACGGCCAGACGATCGAGGCGGTCCGCTCCCTCTTCCGCGGCGACCGCGTCGGCTTCAGGGCCACGCTCCGACCCTGA
- a CDS encoding sulfite exporter TauE/SafE family protein, with protein MDPAVVPLVLIAVAVACLVSASAGYGGSLILVPALALLLGAKTGTALAALILAGNNIFKVWAYRKTLPFKKAALVIVLVAIGTAIGAIFFVAASEKVVAIAVIVSFVAAFLAERFDLSRLRRVGAPVLALGAGGTSGFSGTSGPLKGLAVRNLELDRLHLVGALALISLVGDATKTAIWTEASLISSDGYLLALVCVPLMFAATMLGRRLNRLIGERGYTGLFWAVMVGYTARLAAGI; from the coding sequence ATGGATCCAGCTGTTGTGCCGCTTGTGCTCATCGCCGTTGCCGTGGCGTGCCTGGTGTCGGCGTCTGCGGGGTATGGCGGCAGTCTCATCCTGGTACCAGCGCTGGCGTTGTTGCTTGGCGCGAAGACCGGTACGGCGCTGGCCGCTCTCATCCTGGCTGGGAACAACATCTTCAAGGTCTGGGCCTACCGTAAGACGCTGCCGTTCAAGAAGGCTGCACTGGTCATCGTCTTGGTGGCGATTGGTACGGCGATTGGCGCGATCTTCTTCGTCGCCGCCTCCGAAAAGGTTGTCGCTATCGCCGTCATCGTCAGCTTCGTGGCCGCATTCCTCGCCGAACGGTTCGACCTCAGCCGATTGCGTCGAGTCGGTGCGCCCGTACTTGCGCTCGGAGCCGGCGGCACCTCGGGTTTCAGCGGCACTTCGGGACCACTCAAAGGACTCGCGGTACGGAACCTCGAGCTCGACCGTCTCCACCTCGTCGGCGCGCTCGCGCTGATCTCACTGGTCGGCGACGCCACGAAAACAGCGATCTGGACCGAGGCCTCGCTCATCTCCTCGGACGGATACCTGCTCGCGCTTGTCTGCGTCCCACTGATGTTCGCCGCCACGATGCTCGGCCGACGACTCAACCGACTCATCGGCGAACGCGGCTACACCGGCCTCTTCTGGGCCGTCATGGTCGGCTACACCGCCCGCCTTGCCGCCGGCATCTAA
- a CDS encoding phosphonatase-like hydrolase, which translates to MRIQLAVLDMAGTTVADDGLVEKAFTSAIVAQGMDAEPMLDHVRKTMGESKITVFRHLLPSETQAQQANQAFEVAYARLVDEGHCRPIDGAEKAIRRLKDEGVKVCLTTGFAEITQRRILDALGWGDLANLTLCPAQAGRGRPYPDLVLTALLRLGADDVRAVAVAGDTASDIAAGTSAGAAIVAGVLTGAHSNDQLVAAGATHVLSSVRDLPDLVLNQE; encoded by the coding sequence GTGAGGATCCAGCTGGCGGTACTCGACATGGCGGGTACAACCGTCGCGGATGACGGCCTGGTCGAGAAGGCCTTCACGTCGGCGATTGTTGCCCAAGGCATGGACGCAGAACCAATGCTCGATCACGTTCGCAAGACCATGGGCGAGTCGAAGATCACCGTCTTCCGGCATTTGCTGCCCAGCGAAACCCAAGCCCAGCAAGCGAATCAGGCCTTCGAGGTGGCGTACGCGCGGCTTGTCGACGAGGGGCATTGCCGGCCGATCGACGGCGCCGAGAAGGCGATTCGCCGGCTGAAGGACGAAGGCGTCAAGGTGTGCCTCACCACTGGGTTCGCCGAGATCACCCAGCGCCGGATCCTCGACGCGCTGGGGTGGGGCGACCTCGCGAATCTCACCCTCTGCCCGGCGCAGGCGGGGCGCGGCCGACCGTACCCGGATCTGGTTCTGACCGCGTTGTTGCGGCTCGGCGCCGATGACGTCCGGGCCGTGGCCGTCGCGGGTGACACCGCGTCCGATATCGCCGCGGGGACGAGTGCCGGTGCGGCCATCGTGGCCGGCGTCCTGACCGGTGCCCATAGCAACGATCAACTCGTCGCCGCCGGAGCGACGCACGTTCTCTCCTCGGTCCGGGATCTGCCGGACCTGGTCCTCAACCAGGAGTAA
- a CDS encoding ABC transporter ATP-binding protein, with translation MTVELEGVTVDFGRTRALDAFDLTVAAGETVALLGPSGSGKSTALKAVAGFVRPSAGRIRLAGKDVTDVPPSRRGIGVVVQQYALFPHMRVEDNVAFGLKAQKSKNVRERVQEMLTMVGMTAYARRYPRELSGGQQQRVAIARALAIRPPVLLLDEPLAALDAQLRADMLGELQRLRREVPDVAILYVTHDQSEALALADRIAVMRDARLVDIAAATELYAAPPSAFTASFLGGANLLPVSMVDGRVELAGHTLPGVAAVAQGNQLLCIRPHTVRLASDGGLPARLVAAQWRGASSRLTCALDGLDDVPLQVDVPADGVLPEVGSRVSVLFPPEACRLVPADGR, from the coding sequence ATGACAGTCGAGCTCGAGGGCGTCACTGTCGACTTCGGTCGGACCCGCGCGCTGGACGCGTTCGACCTGACCGTGGCCGCGGGGGAGACCGTCGCGCTGCTCGGGCCGTCCGGCTCGGGCAAGTCGACCGCGCTGAAGGCCGTCGCCGGGTTCGTCCGGCCGAGCGCCGGCCGGATCCGGTTGGCGGGCAAGGACGTGACCGACGTACCGCCGAGCCGCCGGGGGATCGGCGTCGTCGTCCAGCAGTACGCGCTGTTCCCGCACATGCGCGTCGAGGACAACGTCGCCTTCGGCCTCAAAGCCCAGAAGAGCAAAAACGTCCGCGAGCGAGTCCAAGAGATGCTGACGATGGTCGGCATGACGGCGTACGCCAGGCGCTACCCACGCGAGTTGTCCGGCGGTCAGCAGCAGCGCGTCGCGATCGCGCGAGCACTGGCGATCCGGCCGCCAGTACTCCTATTGGACGAACCACTCGCGGCCCTCGACGCGCAACTGCGGGCAGACATGCTCGGCGAACTCCAGCGGCTGCGCCGGGAGGTGCCCGACGTCGCGATCCTGTACGTCACGCACGACCAATCCGAGGCCCTCGCCCTGGCCGACCGGATCGCCGTCATGCGAGATGCGCGACTTGTCGACATTGCCGCCGCGACCGAGTTGTACGCCGCGCCGCCGTCGGCCTTCACCGCGTCATTCCTGGGTGGCGCGAACCTGCTGCCGGTCTCGATGGTCGATGGCCGAGTCGAACTGGCGGGCCACACCCTGCCAGGCGTCGCCGCGGTTGCCCAGGGCAACCAGTTGCTCTGTATCAGACCGCACACGGTGAGGCTGGCGAGCGACGGCGGGTTGCCGGCGAGGCTGGTCGCGGCGCAGTGGAGAGGCGCGTCGAGTCGGTTGACGTGCGCCCTCGACGGCCTGGACGACGTACCGCTGCAGGTGGATGTGCCCGCGGACGGGGTCCTGCCGGAGGTTGGATCGCGGGTATCGGTGCTGTTCCCGCCCGAGGCCTGCAGGTTGGTGCCCGCCGATGGCCGCTGA
- a CDS encoding dihydrofolate reductase family protein, which yields MDALRGAISLRLAMSLDGYIADDKGGYDWIEPVPSPSLDTAHQLPFDEFLDDVDVVVMGRRCYDQGQHRDYGPLGKRVIVATSRPPLSVDGEEYVEFSRDVVGVVRAARDQGQHCFLFGGGLLVRSFLEADAVDRLTVGVVPILLGGGRRLFDGRHPRLGLRLVDYAVLDGKARLVYERR from the coding sequence ATGGATGCATTGAGGGGCGCTATCAGCCTGCGGCTGGCGATGAGTCTGGACGGCTATATCGCTGACGATAAGGGTGGCTACGACTGGATCGAGCCGGTGCCGAGCCCGAGCTTGGACACAGCTCACCAGTTGCCTTTCGACGAGTTCCTCGATGATGTCGATGTCGTCGTCATGGGTCGACGCTGCTACGACCAGGGGCAGCACCGCGACTACGGTCCACTCGGCAAACGGGTCATCGTTGCTACGTCGAGGCCACCGCTAAGCGTGGATGGTGAGGAGTACGTCGAGTTCAGCCGAGACGTGGTCGGTGTGGTGCGAGCCGCGCGGGACCAGGGGCAGCACTGCTTCCTGTTCGGAGGCGGCCTTCTCGTCAGGTCCTTCCTCGAGGCGGACGCTGTTGACCGGCTCACCGTCGGAGTCGTGCCCATCTTGCTGGGCGGCGGCCGACGGTTGTTCGACGGCCGGCACCCCCGGCTGGGCCTCCGGCTCGTCGACTACGCCGTCCTGGATGGCAAGGCCCGCCTCGTCTACGAACGCCGCTGA
- a CDS encoding helix-turn-helix domain-containing protein gives MQIHTTHDLGATARGRRQRLKLSQTSVGKRAGVSRQWLADFEAGKPTVEVGRVLSVLEALGLVLDLASPDTGSAPSPKPDTGPVVDLDALIEEYDRGQP, from the coding sequence ATGCAGATCCACACCACGCATGATCTAGGTGCGACAGCGCGTGGCCGCCGCCAGAGGCTCAAACTGTCGCAGACCTCCGTCGGCAAAAGGGCAGGCGTTTCCCGACAGTGGCTCGCCGACTTCGAAGCAGGCAAACCCACGGTTGAGGTGGGGCGCGTCCTGTCTGTCCTCGAAGCCCTCGGCCTCGTCCTGGACCTGGCATCTCCCGACACGGGATCGGCGCCGAGTCCCAAACCTGACACAGGGCCAGTCGTCGACCTGGATGCTCTGATCGAGGAGTACGACCGGGGACAGCCATGA
- a CDS encoding type II toxin-antitoxin system HipA family toxin, which produces MSTKELILLMGDDIAGTVTRLAGGKLAFEYDSAYSATPVSVSMPTQIRQHADAQITPWLWGLLPDNDAVLSRWSRDFHVSPGSPFSLLSTPLGEDCPGAVRLLSPDRAAAIKTTSDPAGVEWLTEAMVAQRLRDLKEDSTAWLGANHSGRFSLAGAQAKTALLRDGDRWGEPHGSAATSHILKPAIEGFDNHDLNEHLCLSAMRAAGLRAVHTSIERFEDQTAIVVARYDRALRDGHQRRLHQEDLCQALGIHPARKYQNEGGPGPSDVAGLFRLAMSRAASHDAICAFLDALVWNWAIAGTDAHAKNYSLLLLDRQVRLAPFYDVASALPYGIPQQKMRLAMKFGSDYRSNPGSSPWQRLAADLDLPEDEVRSRAAGVLAATPDAFATAAADPAVQSLESSLPGRMTDLVLARVKKCEKYLTNPK; this is translated from the coding sequence ATGAGCACGAAGGAACTCATCCTGCTGATGGGCGATGACATCGCCGGGACAGTGACTCGGCTGGCTGGCGGAAAACTGGCCTTCGAATATGACTCGGCCTACTCGGCAACACCGGTGTCGGTGTCCATGCCGACTCAGATCCGCCAGCACGCCGACGCTCAGATCACACCGTGGCTGTGGGGACTTCTCCCGGACAACGATGCCGTGTTGAGTCGATGGTCACGAGATTTCCACGTCTCCCCCGGATCGCCGTTCTCACTGCTATCCACCCCCCTGGGCGAAGACTGCCCAGGCGCCGTTCGGCTCCTTTCACCAGATCGCGCAGCAGCCATCAAGACAACCTCCGATCCGGCCGGGGTCGAGTGGCTAACCGAGGCCATGGTGGCGCAGCGCCTGCGCGACCTCAAAGAGGACAGCACCGCATGGCTAGGGGCAAACCACAGCGGGCGCTTCAGTCTGGCCGGAGCTCAGGCGAAGACCGCGCTTCTGCGCGACGGCGATCGGTGGGGTGAACCGCACGGGAGCGCGGCCACCTCGCACATTCTGAAGCCGGCCATCGAGGGCTTCGACAACCACGACTTGAATGAACACCTATGCCTGTCGGCGATGCGTGCCGCCGGACTGCGGGCTGTACACACCAGCATCGAACGGTTCGAGGACCAGACCGCGATCGTGGTCGCCCGCTATGACCGTGCTCTGCGGGATGGACACCAGCGTCGCCTGCACCAGGAGGACCTGTGCCAGGCGCTCGGGATCCACCCAGCGCGGAAGTACCAGAATGAAGGTGGTCCTGGGCCGTCCGATGTCGCCGGCTTGTTCCGCCTGGCGATGTCTCGCGCCGCATCGCACGATGCCATTTGCGCCTTCCTGGATGCACTCGTCTGGAACTGGGCGATCGCCGGCACCGACGCACACGCCAAGAACTATTCACTGCTGCTACTGGACAGACAGGTCAGGCTCGCGCCCTTCTATGACGTCGCATCCGCGCTGCCGTACGGCATTCCACAGCAGAAGATGCGCCTCGCGATGAAATTCGGGAGCGACTACAGGAGCAATCCAGGCAGCAGCCCCTGGCAGCGCCTCGCAGCCGATCTGGATCTGCCTGAAGACGAAGTCCGATCTCGCGCGGCCGGCGTCCTCGCCGCCACGCCCGACGCATTTGCGACCGCCGCCGCAGATCCAGCGGTACAGAGTCTCGAGAGCTCACTTCCGGGGCGCATGACTGACCTGGTGTTAGCCCGGGTCAAGAAGTGCGAGAAGTACCTCACGAACCCGAAGTAG